One Myxococcaceae bacterium JPH2 genomic window, GAGTGAGCCCGAGACCACGCCGCTCGTGAGCAGCGCCGCCGCCGTGTAGCCATCCCGCACCAGGGACAGGTTGCGCTCGAAGGCGCCCACCGCGCGCAGCGCGAACGTGGGCCCGCGCCGCCGCCAGTCGGCCGTGTCCGGCGCCAGCCGCACCATCCGAGCGCACTCGGAGGTGGCCACCAACAGCCGCTGCAGCGTCCAGCCTTCTCCGCCCTGGCACGTGCCGTCCGGCCGCTGGGCCGCGGCCACCTGCCCCACCAGCCGCTCTCCCAGCCGAGCCAGCACGGCGCTCTCCGGATGCGACAGCGCGCCCTCCGCGAGCAGGACCGCCGTCGCCACGTCCGGAGCGCGCGCGGCGCGCAGCACGCGCTGCCCCGCCACCGCCGTGAGCGCCTTGAGGGCATTGGCGTCCGGCGTCTCGCCCAGCGCCTTGAGGAGCGCGGGCGCCTGCGCGGAGAGGAGCAACGCGTAGGCGTCCTGCTCCACGCCACCGCCTCGCGCGTCCACCGCCGCCAGCTCCGAGCGCACCACGCCCAGCGCGCCGGGATACACGAGCAACCGCACGCGCTCGCTGCCCGCCTGCGCGTCCGCGGGGCCCGACAACGTGAGCGTGCGCGGCGCCGCCAGCGAGCCACCGCGCGTCTCCACCACGGGGCGCCCGGTGGGCCACGAGGAGAAGTCGCGCACCACGGCGTCCTCACCGCCCAGCACCGCCCGCACCGTCACGGGCCCCACGCTCGAGGCCCGCAGCGCCACGTACTCCACCACGCTGCCATGCGCGGGCACGCGCACCGTCTTCGCGCCGCCCTCCACGCCCGCGTTCGTCGCCTCCACCTTCAGCGAGCGCTCCACCGCCGCGTCCGTGGTGTTCACCACCTGCACCGGCATTCGGATCGCGTCACCCACGCGCAGGAACGGCGGCAACACGGGGTCCACGTACGTGGGCAGCGTGCCCGCGAAGGACGTCACCGCGCCCGCCTGGGCCCCCGAGCGCGAGTGCGCCAGCGCCAGCACGCGCCACTGCGTCAGGCGATCCGGAACGCGCACCGGCACCGTCGCGCTGCCGGATGCGTCCGTCACCACCAACGGCTCGAAGAGGAACGTCTCCGGGAACCAGGCCCGCGTGGGCGCGGCGGACTCCGCGGGCTCCGGCGCCACGCCGCCCACGTCCGCCTCGACCATGGGCGCGGGCGCGGACGCGGGCTTGGGCTCCGCCGCCGCGCCTCCCAGACCGAATGAGCCGCCGCCCCGGGAGCCCTTCTTCATCTCCTTCTGCGCCTGAGCCGGAGGGGCCGTGAAGAAGTGATCCGTCTTCACATCATCCGACTCGGACTCTTCGAGCGCGGCCTCTCGCGGCGCGGCGGGAGCGTTCAGCCCCCCTTCGGCACTGGCGAACATCGTGGCCAGTGACTCTCCTTCTCCCGCGAGCGCATCCGCCGAGGCGCCGAACAGCCCGTAGACCGTGCCCCGCACGAGCAGGAACCCGACCGCGCCCAACCCCAGGAACACCACCACTCTCATGGCCCGCTTCATGGCGCCTCCCGGGCGACCCACTCGCCCCAGTTCTCGACGTCCTCGGACAGCCGCGTCCCACTCACCATCACTCGCGGATCCGTGAGGCTCAGCAGCTCCGCGGGCAATCGCGACAGCCGCAGCTTCCGCCCAAAGGCATCCGTGACCCGCTCGCCCCGCTGCTCACATGCGCCCAGGGCCTGCTCCCACAGCTTCGCCACATCCGAGGGCGCCAGAATCGTCCCCTCGGGCGCCGCCGCCTCCCACGCCCGCGCGCGGGAGCGCAGCTCCGCGAGCACCGCGAAGAAAGGCTCCGTCAGCTCGACGTCCGGGTCGAAGGAGGCCATCGCGCGAGCGCTCACCGACCGCTCCAAATCCTCTCGCGCGGGGACCTGTTGCACGCGCATCAGCACCGCCGCCGCGGCGTTCTCACCGCGGATGCGCCCCATGGCCAGGGCCTGGCCGTCGAGCACGCCGAACGCCGGCGTGGACAGCGTGGGCGCGGGACGCAGCGAGTCCAAGGCATCCGGCCCGGGCAGCGGCGCGAGCTGCGCCAGCGAGCTGTCCACGCCGAACAACCCCACCGCCGCCGGGCCGTCACGCCCCTCCACGCGCGTGCGAACCTGGAGATGCGCCAGCGCTCCGGGGGCATAGGCGGTCCGGTCCGGCGACACCTCCACCGACATCCGCGCGCGAGGCGCCACGTAGACCCGAGCCGTCGCGCCCGCCCACTGCGTCCAGGCCCAACCCTCGAAGTCCGTCGGCAGCCGGAACCGCGCCGAGCGCGTCGTCCGATCCACCTTCGACTCCAGCCGCGCCGCGCCCGCCTCGAGCACCAGCGCCTCCGGCAGTGTGCCGCGGAAGCCCGGACCGCGAAGCAGCTCCACCGTCACCTCGCCGCCCGCGCTCGCCAGCACCGGCGAGGCGCGCAGGCGCGCGTCCGGCAACTGCGCCGGATGCAGCACGAGCTTCGTGTCTCCCACGCTCTTGCCCGCGACCCGCGCCTCCACCTTCAGCTGGTAGCCCAGCAGCGTGGTGGCCTGGGGCGCGCCCTCGCCTCCCGGTCCGTTCGCGGGATGCGCGGTGAGCCACGTCACGCCCAGCGCGTCCTCGCGCGAGTCCCCCTCGCCTTCGGTCGGAGGCGCCAACTGCAACCGTGCGAAGCGCGCCTGAAGGCACGGCACCGCCGCGGCGGACAGCGCGTCCTCCAGGCCCGAGCGCGGCGCCCAGCTCACCGCCACTTCGGGGCGCACCTTTCGCGTACGCCACGTCAGCGCGACGGGCACGGGTGCCTCGTGGTCCAGTCCGGGCGGCAAGCACGCGCGCGCGTCCAGCGCGGCCGTCCGCAGCGCGGCATCCATTCCCTCCGTGTCATCCTGCGTCCCCCGCGTCTCCGTCGTCAGCGAGGGCAGGCCCGGGTCGCTGACCGAGAACGTCAGGGACAACAGCCGCTCGCGCGAGGTCGCGGCCAATGACCGCGTGCGCAGCGCGGCGCCCAAACAGGCCGCGAGCGGAGCCCCGGCGCCATCCGCCTCCACCAGGTCCACCACCGCGCCGCCCGGGTTCACCCGCAGCCCCAAGGACACCTCGGCGCTGCCGTCCTCCTCGGACACGAAGCGCGCGCAGGGAATCAGCGCGGGCAGGCTCTTCTCCAGCGCGAGCTGGTCCTCGAGCGACACGGACTCATCCTCGGACAGCAGGTCCCGCGACGCGGAGAGATGGACCGCCGGTGGCCGAGGCGTGTGCCGCACCGGCATGGGCGGCACCACCACGTTGACGGCGGGCCCCGGGTCGAACTGGAAGGCCGCCACGCCGTCCGCGTCCGCCACCGCGTGCACGCCCTCGTCGCGCGGGTCCCACGCGCGCTTCACCGTCAACTCCGCGCCGGGCAACACCTGTCCATCCGCCGTCGTGGCGCGCAGGTAGACGCGATTGCTGAAGCCCTCCACCAGCCCGGACTCCAGCTCGGTCATCGCCGACACGGCGAGCGCATCCTCGGACAACAGCAGCGACACCTCGCCCCGCGCCGTGTCCCCCGCGGCATCCGTCGCCACCACGCTGGCCGTGAGCGTCGCCTTGCCCCGCAGGTCCATGGGCACGCGCGGCAGCGTCACCTGGAAGTGGCCCGCGGCATCCGTGCGCGCCTTCTTCGGCAGCCCGTCGTCGTGCCACTCCGTGGGCGGCGGCCATTCCCCTCCGAAGCGCCACGTCAGCGCCACCTCGGCGCCCGCCACCGGCGCGCCCGAGGCATACGCCACCTTGCCCTCCACCTCGGGCGGCTCCCCCGCGCGCCAGAAGGACCGAGGGCTGAGCGCCTCCACGTGGAAGCGCGGCAGGGTGAACGGCTCCACCTGGAAGTGCGCCTCGCCCGACGCGTCGCCGCTCGCCCACGCGACGGTCCACGTCCCCGCCGAAGCGCCCCGGTCCAGCGGGAACTCGCCCGCCACCACGCCCCACGCGCCCGAAGGGACGCGCTCCTCCAGCACCACCTCGCCCGTCGGGTCCTTCAACGTCCACGTCCCGGGCCGGTTCTCCAGCGGAACCAAATCCCGGGCCCGCAGCGCCACCGCGCGGAAGCGCACCGGGTTTCCTGGCTCGTACAAGGGCCGGTCCGTCAGCACCTGCACGCGCGCCGGGGCATAGAGCGCGAGCGGCGCCTCCACCGTGTCCTGGCCCAGCGGCGTGGTGAGCCGGGCGCGCAGCCGATAGTCCCCGTCCGGGACCTCGGGCAGCTTCACCCTGGCCATGAGGTCGAACCGGGCGCCCCGCGTCCAGGAGGACCGCGGCACGGGAGGCAGCGGCGTCTCCTTGCCCGCGGCGTCCACCAGGAACAGCTCCGCGGAGCCCCGCCGCACGCGCGCGTTCAGCGCGTGGCCCCGAGCGTTCACGCCGTGGGCATCCGCCCAGACCACGACCTGCCCCTCGCCACCGCGAGACACGCCGAGCGCATTGAGGCCCACCGTCTGCCGGAGGCGACCCTCGGGGCATTGCCGCAGCCCCACGCCCCACCACAGCCACGTGGACAGACACAGCTGAGACCCGGCGAGGGCCAACACTCCGCCCACGAACAGCGCGCCGAGCCCTCCCACCAGCCATCGACGTCCGAGACGGACCCCCATGTGCTCTCCTCCTCACACCGACTCTATGTCAGGTCGGCGTGTGCTCAGCCGCGCCAACATCCTCTCGACACCACTCGGCCGCACTTCGGTCCGTCTGCCCTCGACAAAACCGCGGCCGCACTCTCTGGGCACCACAGCAGTCGAGGAGAAGCGCATGTCCGTCAGAGAGAGCAGATCATCCGCCCACGCCGAGCGGAGCACGTCGCGGCGCCGCCTGGGGCGGTTCGTGTCCATGGGGCTGGCGATGGCCACCCTGATTCCTGGCATCGCCAGTGCGGGTGATGCCGCCGGGGACGCGATGCACACGTCGGGGCTCACCACGCTCGACTCCCTGGCCACGGCCCCGATGCAGGCCACGGGCCCCGTGCTCGTGACGTGCCCCACGGGCAACCAGAACCAGGACTTCACGCCGCCCGTCGGCCTGCTCCCGCTGCCGGTGGTGCTCTCCGGCTCGGGCCAGTTCTCGTCCTGCACCGCGTCCGATGACGCCAACCTCAACTACGGCGACTTCACCGTGGATGGCGGCGGCACCGCGAGCTGCCTGTCCGCCAGCATGGCGTCCACCACCACCGTCACCTGGAACGACGGCACCACCAGCACCATCTCGTTCGGCGCGAGCATCGTCACGCAGCCCATCGCGCAGCCCCTGGTCATCCTCGTCGGCAACGTCGTCGCGGGCCGCTATCAGGGAGCGCTCGCGCTGAAGTCGCTGGTCACCAACCCGCTGCCGCCGCTGCAGCAGTGCCTGACCGTCGGCGTGCCCCACACGAGTGGTCCCGCGGGCCTGACGCTCATCAAGCTCTGAGCCCACGCTCCCCCATCCGGGAGAGGGTGACGCGGCGCGCCCGAGTCGGACGCGCCGTTCCCGTTTTCGCGCGGGGCCAGACGGTGGGCTAGGGTGGCGCGCCATGTCCGCGTCGAAGAACCGCCCGCCCCCGGACGCGCTGCCACCTCAATTGGTCTCCGTGCTCGAAGGCTTGATGGACCGCGACTTCGCGGCCCGCCTGGAGCGCGTGCACCGCGCCGCGGCCGTCGCCATCGACCGGCTCGGCCACCTCAACATCGTCAAGTACGAGCCCACCTCCGTCGAGCCCGACGGCGCGGACCTGTCCCTCTGGGAGACCATGGCCCCCGCCATCCGCGACACCGTGGTGGACGTGAACCACCTGGTGAGCGCCATCCGGAAGGACTTCCCACCGCCCGCCCGCGCCACGGAGTCCCCCACGGGCTGGGCTCCACCGCCCGCCAGCTCCGACGAGCGGCTGGCGCAAGAGGTGGAGGCCGTGCTGCACACGAGCGCGGAGGGCCTCGCCCGGCGCGTGTCCGAGCTGGGCATCCAGATGCGCCGCCCGGAGGTCGTCAGCGACGGCTGGACGCTCATGACGGAGCTGGCCGAGTTCCGCGCCGACTTCCGCGCCCGCATCGGCGACCTCGTCTACGTCACCGCGGCGGCCTTCGAGGACGTGCGCCGCGAGGACGTGGTGCCCAGCTACCTCAACCAGGTGGCCTCGCGCGCGGCCCTGCGCGGCGCGGCGGCGGACCTGCGCCGCTCCCTGCTGGCGCGACTGGAGCGCGCGGCCAAGGCGGAGCCCCCCGCGCGTCCGGCCCTCGCGCGCAACGTGGAGGAGAGCCTCGCCGCCTTCGTCACCCTGCCCGCGTCGGTGTCGCTGCGCACGCCGTACAAGCGCCGCCTCGTGGAGGTGCGCGGTGCGTTGCGCGCGGCCGGTGGGCAGGCGGAGCTGGAGCCCCGCGCGCTGCCCGACGTGGTGGAGCCGTTCCTCGCCATGCTCGACGAGGCCGTGGAGGAGGTGACGCGCACCTGGCTCACCGGGCACGACCGCGCCGTGTGGGCCGCGTGCGGTGGGCGATTGGAGCTGGCGCGGATGCATCTGGCGCTCGGCTCGCATGGCGCCGCGCGGGTGCTCGCCGAGGCGGTGGAGGCCGCGGGCGCCCTGTACGGTCGCGCGCAGCCCTTCGACCTCTTCCTGCGCAAGGCCCGCCTGGATGTCGCCGAGGGGCTCGACGAGACCTCCGCGCGGGCCCTGCTGGAGTCGTTCGGCGAGAAGCTCGCCGGACTGCCCTTCAGCTAGCTCACGGCTTGGCGGTCGTGGACTCGGGCAGCGCCGGGGCCGCGGGCTTCTCCGGCAGCACGCGCAGCTCGGAGAAGCGCTGCACCAGCGTCTCCGGGGTCATCTCCTCCTGCCACTGCTTCGGGTTGGTGTGCCAACCGAAGTCGGCCGGGACCTTGCCGCCCCCCTGGCTGCTGTAGCCAATCATGTCCGGGAACTGCGTGGACCAGCGGCCCGCGGGGTCCGGCTCCTTGGTGACGTTCTGCCGGTTGGGGCGGTGGAGGAAGGGCTTGAGGGTATTGCTCATGGGGCACAAGCCTCTCCGAATCCCGCCCGCATGGGTAGAGAGAAGCACGGCCCCCTCACCCGCGCTGCGAGCACCCCACCCGCCCCCCGCGTGGCCGCCCGCGTCGCGCCTGCTCGGGGAGCACGCGAGGCCCCATCGCGAACACCGCCGCGAAGTACCGCGCCTGCGGCTCGCTCGTGTAGCGGTACCGCCGCGCCGCGCCTCCCACCACCACCTCCACGCACCACCCACGTGAGTCCCGCCGGAGCGCCACCCGCTCCACCCCGCCGCTCGCCACCCGTTCCATGGGCCGCGCTTTCTTGAAATCTCCGTGCCAGCGAAACCCCGTCCCGCCCGAGGGTTGCGCTGTTCGCCGTCCATCAGCGCGCCCTGGGTCCGTAAGGATTCCCGTCCCGCGCGCCTGCCTGCCCGCTCGCCACCAGGGCCCTGGCACGTGAGGGCAGGACACTCCTGCTTGTGCGCGCGGGTTCCTGCGTTACCTCAAGTGCATGACTCAATTCGAGACCCCCAACGGCGAGCGCTTCGCCGACTTCGTCCTCCCTGACGGTTGCATGATGTGTGGTGGCTCGGTGTCCATCCGGGCCACGCCGTCTGGCGCTCACGGCTACTGCGCGAAGTGCCACTGGCTGTCGCGGCCTCAGATGCGCGTGCGCCCCAACGGCGTCGAGCTGTCGTTCTCCACGACCATCCTCGCCTGATACTCAAGGCTGGGGCGGCAGCGTGACGTCGGAGAGCAGCAGGGCGAGCAGGACCGCCGTCTCCGTCTCCCCGAGCGCGAGCTGTCCTGACGGCAGCTGCAGCCGCACCGGCACGGGCCCGCGTCCCAGGCTGGACGCCTCGCACGTGCGCCAGCCCTCGTAGCGATTGGCCGCGTGCGGCAGCGAGTAGTTGCAGCCGCCCACCCCGCCGGAGATGCCCACCGGCGACACACCAATGGATGTCTGCCAACCCGCGAAGGCGCCCTCCAGCGTCACGCCCGGATGCGCCGAGCGCGGCTGCACCGTGAGCCGCACGGGCGCCTCGCCCACGTGGCCCTCCACCGGGCCGTCGCCCCACCCCACGTTGACGCGCTTGCCGTGCAGGCTCCCCACGAGCCCCGCCTCCGTGCGGCGCAGCGAGAGGTCGCGGCCCTGAATGGCATCGCGCGTGAGCCGCAGCTCCGTGCTCTGGTCCCCCACCTCCAGCCGCAACACCAGGCCCGGCGACACAGACACCTGCGCGCGCGCGGCCGGAGCCAGCCCCAGCACGAGCAGCGCGGCGAGCGAGGCACGGCCCCGCCGAGTGGACCTGGGCTGCGACACGGTGCACCTGCCTTTCCCCTCGCAACGTAGGAAGCCGGGTCCCCCCAGACACGTCGCGCCCGCCCGCCTGGCGACCGCCAGGTTCTGCTAAGTCCGAGCGCCCCATGAACGACCTGCTCGCCCGACAGCTCCTCCCCGAGATGCTCCTCGCCACCCCGAACCTGAAGCTCTACGCGCTGTGTACCGTGGCGCTCTTGCTCAAGATGCAGGCGGTGGGCGTCGCCACCGGCGTCGTGCGCATGCGGCGGGGCGTGGTGACGAACGCGGAGGACGCGCAGCGCAAGCCCGGCGCCATCCAGGTGGCCACGAGCGAGCACCCCGATGTGGAGCGCGTGCAGCGCGCGCACCGCAACGACCTGGAGAACATCCCGCCCTTCCTGATGCTCAGCCTGCTCGCGGTGCTGATGGGCGCGGCGGAGGGCGTCACGGCCGCGTCGCTCGTCGTCTTCACGCTGGCGCGCGTGGGGCACTCGGTGACGTACGTGAAGGGCATCCAGCCCTGGCGCTCGGTGAGCTACGGCGTGGGCCTGCTCGCCCAGCTGGTGGTGATGGCGCTGGTGGTCCAGCGCGCAGTCTCCTGAGCCGAGCGAGACGGTGAGCCGCGCGCGGCGGCCCATCACGGCGCGGCGGACTCGGGCGCGAGCGGCGGCACCTCGGCCCGCGTGACGTACCAGGACACCAGGAGGCTGGCCGCGAGCAGCACCGCGCCCAGGAGGAACGGCGCGCCCGGCAGCCGCGGCGACGCGGCCGGACCAATGGCCCAGGAGAACACCTGGGTGAAGATGAGCGGCCCCACCATGCCCGAGACACCTCGGAGGCTGCTGAGCGCGCCCTGGAGCTGGCCCTGCGCGTTGGGGCCCACCTGCCGAGACATCAGGGCCTGCGCCGCCGCGCCCGCGATGCCCCAGATGGCGACCAGCGGAATGCCCACGAGGAACAGCATGCCCGTGGGCGCCAACCCGTAGACGACGTAACCCGCCACGGCCGACAAGAGGCCCACCAGCAACGCGCGCCGCTCACCCAACCACCGAACGCACCGGCCCACCATCAGCGCGGAGACGACCGTGGCGCAGACTCCGACGATGCAGAGCACCAGCCCCACCTGCTGCTCGCTCCAGCCGTAGCGGTAGTCCGTGTAGAGCACGAAGGTGCTGGCCAGGGCCTCCTGCGCGATGAAGAAGACGAACGTCGCCATGGCCATGCCGGACAGCGCGGGGAACGAGCGCAGCAGGCGCAGCGAGCCCAGCGGGTTGGCGCCGCGCCACGAGAACGCCGAGCGGCGCTCGGGGGGCAGCGACTCCGGGAGGATG contains:
- a CDS encoding MAPEG family protein; the encoded protein is MNDLLARQLLPEMLLATPNLKLYALCTVALLLKMQAVGVATGVVRMRRGVVTNAEDAQRKPGAIQVATSEHPDVERVQRAHRNDLENIPPFLMLSLLAVLMGAAEGVTAASLVVFTLARVGHSVTYVKGIQPWRSVSYGVGLLAQLVVMALVVQRAVS
- a CDS encoding TCR/Tet family MFS transporter — translated: MIPVLPKLVVRFEAGDVGKAAEVAGVFGFAWAAMQFVFSPVLGAVSDRFGRRPVILLSNLGLGLDYVVMALAPSLGWLFVGRLISGITAASYPTASAYVADVTPPEQRAARFGMLGAAFGLGFVVGPAVGGFLGGIDLRLPFWVAALLSLANAAYGFFILPESLPPERRSAFSWRGANPLGSLRLLRSFPALSGMAMATFVFFIAQEALASTFVLYTDYRYGWSEQQVGLVLCIVGVCATVVSALMVGRCVRWLGERRALLVGLLSAVAGYVVYGLAPTGMLFLVGIPLVAIWGIAGAAAQALMSRQVGPNAQGQLQGALSSLRGVSGMVGPLIFTQVFSWAIGPAASPRLPGAPFLLGAVLLAASLLVSWYVTRAEVPPLAPESAAP